The following are from one region of the Candidatus Neomarinimicrobiota bacterium genome:
- a CDS encoding CTP synthase, whose translation MEAHQAKHIIVTGGVISGLGKGIAAASLGMLLELKNKKVTIQKLDPYLNVDPGTMNPFQHGEVFVLDDGTETDLDLGHYERFIDADMTKANNSTAGSIYYEVLERERRGDYLGGTVQIIPHVTDEIIKRIEKPERVDPNLDVVITEIGGTVGDIESLSFLEAVRQFQQARGHENVIILHVTLIPYIEASEELKTKPSQHSVMRLREIGLQPDILLCRTQYELTDDVRQKLALFTNVKPNAVIQGLDAKSIYEVPLLLQKEHLAGIVMEKLHMENVESDTSKWEQFVHHILNPEDNITVAVAGKYTAMVDAYKSIIESFIHAGVDNRCEVKVEFVDTEDLESDAGLEKVLGHVHGILIPGGFGSRGIEGKIRVAQYAREKKIPFLGLCLGLQVAVIEYARNVLGLENADSEEFSETSPHPVIHLMLSQHHVTHKGASMRLGAYDCVLKEGTKSFNAYGEVNISERHRHRFEVNNEYRDQLEKAGMIISGASPDNELVEMVEVADHPWFIGTQAHPEFKSRVAKTHPLFKDFVKAALTFKNQ comes from the coding sequence ATGGAAGCGCATCAAGCCAAACACATCATTGTAACAGGGGGGGTCATCTCCGGTCTTGGGAAAGGTATTGCGGCTGCTTCCCTGGGAATGTTGCTGGAGCTAAAAAACAAAAAAGTAACCATCCAGAAACTTGACCCCTACCTGAATGTTGATCCCGGCACCATGAATCCATTCCAGCACGGAGAGGTATTTGTTCTTGATGATGGGACAGAAACCGATCTTGATTTAGGTCATTACGAACGATTTATTGATGCCGACATGACCAAGGCTAATAACAGCACGGCTGGCAGTATCTATTATGAGGTTTTGGAGAGAGAGCGTCGCGGGGACTATCTGGGTGGGACTGTACAAATCATTCCACATGTCACTGATGAGATCATCAAAAGAATTGAAAAGCCGGAACGAGTTGATCCAAACCTGGATGTGGTTATTACCGAAATTGGTGGAACCGTTGGTGATATCGAAAGTCTTTCCTTCCTGGAGGCAGTTCGACAATTTCAGCAGGCTCGTGGTCATGAGAATGTCATCATCCTGCATGTTACCCTCATTCCATACATTGAGGCCAGCGAAGAGCTAAAAACAAAACCCAGTCAACATTCTGTCATGCGCTTAAGAGAGATAGGTTTGCAGCCAGATATTCTTTTGTGCCGTACCCAGTATGAGCTAACCGATGATGTGAGACAGAAATTGGCCTTATTCACAAATGTAAAGCCCAATGCTGTGATTCAAGGTCTTGATGCAAAATCAATTTATGAAGTCCCCCTCCTCCTGCAAAAAGAACACCTCGCTGGTATTGTCATGGAAAAACTTCACATGGAAAACGTTGAGTCTGATACCTCAAAGTGGGAACAATTTGTCCATCACATTTTAAATCCTGAAGATAACATTACCGTAGCAGTGGCCGGTAAATACACAGCCATGGTGGATGCGTATAAGAGCATCATTGAATCCTTTATTCATGCTGGAGTCGACAATCGATGTGAAGTGAAAGTTGAATTTGTGGATACCGAAGATCTGGAGTCTGATGCCGGTTTGGAAAAAGTATTGGGCCATGTTCATGGAATTTTAATACCCGGTGGGTTTGGCTCTCGAGGCATCGAAGGTAAAATTCGAGTCGCCCAGTATGCGAGAGAGAAGAAAATCCCATTTTTGGGTTTGTGCCTTGGTTTACAGGTGGCAGTCATAGAATATGCCCGCAATGTCCTAGGTCTGGAAAATGCAGACTCTGAAGAGTTTTCAGAAACCTCCCCTCATCCTGTTATTCACCTCATGCTCTCACAACATCATGTGACCCACAAAGGTGCATCAATGCGTTTAGGCGCTTATGATTGTGTCCTCAAGGAGGGAACCAAATCCTTTAATGCTTATGGTGAAGTAAATATTTCTGAACGTCACCGACATCGATTTGAAGTAAATAATGAATATCGGGATCAACTGGAAAAAGCTGGTATGATCATTTCGGGAGCATCTCCAGACAACGAGTTGGTTGAGATGGTTGAGGTTGCCGATCACCCCTGGTTTATTGGAACTCAAGCCCACCCCGAGTTCAAATCCAGAGTAGCTAAAACACATCCTCTGTTCAAAGATTTTGTAAAGGCGGCACTTACCTTTAAAAATCAATAA